A genomic region of Leptolyngbya sp. NIES-2104 contains the following coding sequences:
- a CDS encoding YqaE/Pmp3 family membrane protein, with product MNFLRLVFAIVLPPVAVFMTSGVSSALFVSILLTLIGWVPGVIHALWYLQKTDERRGAY from the coding sequence ATGAACTTTTTACGTTTAGTATTTGCGATCGTGCTGCCGCCTGTTGCAGTCTTTATGACTTCGGGAGTTAGTTCTGCATTATTTGTAAGTATTTTGCTGACTTTGATCGGTTGGGTTCCGGGTGTGATTCATGCGCTTTGGTATCTGCAAAAAACTGACGAGCGTCGGGGCGCTTACTAA
- a CDS encoding tetratricopeptide repeat protein, with product MDSVASPVLYISLLLVLLSSAAFFVARQVLKTRKVESALSRLQSKLNKEKGTAEEYYELGSILLDKRLFSQAINQFQKAIKLETLEGQDLAAVYNAMGFAYFAQEQYDLAIRQYKEALKLLPEYVTALNNLGHAYERKQLAAQALEMYDEALKLEPTNQTAKRRAEALRKRLVPTAQN from the coding sequence ATGGACAGCGTAGCCTCTCCCGTTCTCTACATTTCTCTTTTGCTTGTCTTGCTTAGTAGTGCTGCTTTCTTCGTCGCTCGACAAGTTTTGAAAACGCGCAAGGTCGAAAGCGCTCTGTCGCGTCTGCAAAGCAAACTCAACAAAGAGAAGGGCACCGCAGAAGAATATTACGAACTCGGTAGTATTCTGCTCGATAAACGATTATTTTCTCAGGCAATCAATCAGTTTCAAAAAGCGATCAAGCTCGAAACGCTCGAAGGTCAGGATCTCGCGGCTGTTTATAACGCGATGGGATTTGCTTACTTTGCTCAGGAACAGTACGATTTGGCGATTCGGCAGTATAAAGAAGCGCTCAAGTTGCTGCCTGAGTATGTAACTGCGTTGAATAATTTGGGTCATGCTTACGAACGCAAACAGTTAGCGGCTCAAGCCTTGGAAATGTACGATGAAGCGCTGAAGCTTGAACCTACGAATCAGACTGCAAAACGACGAGCGGAAGCGTTGAGAAAGCGATTGGTTCCGACTGCACAAAATTAG
- a CDS encoding transporter substrate-binding domain-containing protein — protein sequence MSPSLFAADLRTIAQRNKLIVAVKDNVRPLGFRDAQGKLQGFEIEIAQRLAQELFGRSIPIEFRPVTNRDRLSVVTDEEVDFAIARVTVNSSRARIVAFSEPYYFDGTGIVTKSSAIQTQRDLNNQTIAVLNNSSTIAALRFQFPQIKLVGVDSYQAGKQLIESGQAVGFAADVSVLAGWVQEFPEYRILPFRIAAEPLAIVFPKGLESDELRRAVDRLLLRWESEGWLEQRATYWGLP from the coding sequence GTGTCCCCTTCTTTGTTTGCGGCAGATTTAAGAACGATCGCACAACGAAATAAGCTAATCGTCGCGGTGAAAGACAATGTTCGACCGCTAGGATTTCGAGATGCTCAAGGCAAACTACAAGGCTTTGAAATTGAAATCGCTCAACGATTGGCACAAGAATTATTTGGGCGATCGATTCCGATCGAGTTTCGACCTGTGACGAATCGCGATCGTCTTTCGGTTGTCACGGATGAAGAAGTCGATTTCGCGATCGCTCGTGTGACGGTGAATTCTTCTCGCGCTCGAATCGTGGCATTTAGTGAACCGTATTATTTCGATGGAACGGGGATCGTGACTAAGAGTTCAGCGATTCAGACTCAGCGAGATTTGAACAATCAGACGATCGCGGTTTTGAATAATTCCAGTACGATCGCGGCTCTGCGATTTCAATTTCCTCAAATTAAGCTGGTCGGTGTAGATTCGTATCAAGCTGGAAAGCAATTAATCGAGTCCGGTCAAGCCGTTGGATTTGCGGCTGACGTGAGCGTTTTAGCGGGTTGGGTGCAAGAATTTCCGGAGTATCGAATTTTGCCGTTTCGGATTGCAGCGGAACCGTTAGCGATCGTTTTTCCGAAAGGACTTGAATCGGATGAACTGCGACGGGCAGTCGATCGACTCTTGCTGCGGTGGGAATCAGAAGGATGGCTCGAACAACGGGCTACCTATTGGGGACTTCCTTGA
- the infB gene encoding translation initiation factor IF-2, with amino-acid sequence MNNGKVRIYELSKELNLDNRDILAICEQLNIAVKSHSSTITETEAEQIRAAAEKYAASQSSRSASARPNAPQSVESRKKTPLNIQKKQQILEIRRPITRSTAEKESSELRTPPQPPQSPQTATPAAKSLEPPRPTRPTPERSTPAVPESISAPEPAPVAQPVEPEALPKAAKTGAPSKPETTLQTPAARPASPARPVSTVSKPVLKRDKPATPEQSDNQQPSRDARGDKPQRPSINKRPGAPSKPGEAAPRSQQIVELRRPKPVQSEDGATEDGTTPVLRSRPVKPTAPDAIASPDLTLNKPTPPKRRTKVWEDEEEDTQEIPEKAAKLGKGKRRGQPKIQDDEDEDLDLLNEDEEGAVSSAQVSLSLARPAKPKGLPGQQQLRPVATAAPTQRRRNNFRDRRDRRNESDKPERPEIITLTGGLTVQELSNLLAVSPTEIITKLFMKGIAATITQMLDAGTATMVAEEYGILVEVGEKAAAARKVTEMIDAGDLDYLHRRPPVVTIMGHVDHGKTTLLDSIRKTKVAAGEAGGITQHIGAYHVDVEHNGEMQQVVFLDTPGHEAFTAMRARGARVTDVAILVVAADDGVRPQTAEAISHAKAAEVPIIVAINKVDKESAQPDRVKQELTEYNLVPEEWGGDTIMVPVSALTGENLDTLLEMILLVSEVEDLSANPDRPARGTVIEAHLDKAKGPVATLLIQNGTLRVGDVLVAGSALGKVRAMVNDRGQRVQVAGPSFAVEVLGLADVPAAGDEFQVYTEEKEARAVASDRADEQRTSRLLAAMSSRRVSLNTLSAKAQEGELKELNLVLKADVQGSIEAILGALSQLPQNEVQVRVLFSAPGEISETDVDLAAASDAVIIGFNTTLAPGARQAADRAGVDVRDYNIIYNLLDDVQGAMEGLLEPELVEEGLGQAEVRAVFPVGRGAVAGCYVQSGKLVRNCKVRVHRGGKLMHSGNLDSLKRMREDAREVNFGYECGIGLDDFKDWAEGDIVEAYKMVTKRRTLAR; translated from the coding sequence ATGAATAACGGCAAAGTCAGAATTTACGAGCTATCCAAAGAATTGAACCTAGACAATCGAGACATTCTCGCCATCTGTGAACAACTAAATATCGCGGTCAAGAGCCACAGCAGCACCATCACGGAAACCGAAGCGGAACAAATCCGCGCCGCCGCTGAAAAATACGCTGCCAGCCAATCTAGTCGCAGTGCCTCTGCCCGTCCCAATGCCCCCCAATCTGTTGAATCAAGAAAGAAAACGCCCTTGAATATCCAGAAGAAACAGCAAATCTTAGAAATTCGCCGTCCGATTACACGATCGACTGCCGAAAAGGAATCTTCCGAACTTCGCACTCCTCCTCAGCCGCCTCAGTCTCCTCAGACTGCAACTCCAGCGGCGAAATCTCTGGAGCCGCCGCGTCCAACGCGCCCGACTCCAGAGCGGTCAACTCCGGCTGTCCCTGAATCGATTTCAGCTCCCGAACCCGCTCCAGTCGCGCAGCCCGTCGAACCGGAAGCACTTCCAAAAGCTGCGAAAACGGGTGCGCCGTCGAAACCTGAGACAACACTGCAAACGCCTGCCGCTCGTCCAGCGTCGCCTGCTCGCCCTGTTTCAACCGTGAGCAAGCCCGTCCTGAAGCGGGACAAACCTGCGACTCCAGAGCAGTCCGACAATCAGCAACCCTCGCGTGATGCCAGAGGCGACAAACCGCAGCGTCCTTCAATCAATAAGCGTCCGGGTGCGCCGTCGAAACCTGGAGAAGCCGCCCCCAGGTCGCAGCAAATCGTAGAACTTCGGCGACCAAAGCCCGTCCAGTCAGAAGACGGCGCGACAGAGGATGGCACGACTCCAGTATTGCGATCGCGCCCAGTCAAGCCGACTGCTCCCGATGCGATCGCGTCTCCAGATTTGACGCTGAACAAGCCCACTCCACCCAAGCGCCGCACAAAGGTCTGGGAAGACGAGGAAGAAGACACTCAAGAGATTCCTGAAAAAGCAGCAAAACTCGGCAAAGGAAAACGCCGAGGACAGCCCAAGATTCAGGATGACGAAGACGAGGATCTCGATCTGCTCAACGAAGACGAAGAGGGAGCGGTCAGTTCTGCTCAGGTCAGTTTGTCATTGGCTCGTCCTGCAAAACCGAAGGGATTACCAGGACAGCAGCAACTGCGACCTGTAGCAACTGCGGCACCGACGCAGCGTAGACGGAATAACTTCCGCGATCGCCGCGATCGCCGCAACGAATCCGACAAACCTGAGCGTCCAGAAATCATCACGCTCACCGGTGGACTCACCGTTCAAGAGCTATCGAATCTACTCGCCGTTTCTCCGACTGAAATCATCACCAAGCTCTTTATGAAGGGCATTGCCGCCACGATCACGCAAATGTTAGATGCGGGAACGGCGACGATGGTGGCTGAAGAGTACGGTATTCTCGTCGAAGTCGGTGAGAAAGCAGCCGCTGCGAGAAAAGTCACAGAAATGATCGATGCGGGTGACTTAGATTATCTGCACCGTCGTCCTCCAGTTGTGACAATCATGGGTCACGTTGACCACGGTAAAACAACGCTGCTCGACTCAATTCGGAAGACGAAAGTGGCAGCCGGAGAAGCGGGTGGAATCACTCAGCACATCGGGGCTTACCACGTCGATGTGGAACACAATGGCGAAATGCAGCAAGTCGTGTTCCTCGATACGCCGGGTCACGAAGCGTTCACAGCAATGAGAGCGCGTGGGGCACGGGTAACAGATGTTGCGATTCTAGTGGTCGCTGCGGATGATGGAGTCCGACCTCAGACGGCTGAAGCGATTAGCCACGCAAAAGCGGCAGAGGTGCCGATTATTGTGGCAATCAACAAGGTTGACAAAGAATCTGCACAGCCCGATCGCGTTAAACAAGAGTTGACCGAGTACAATCTTGTGCCGGAAGAATGGGGTGGCGACACAATCATGGTTCCAGTGAGTGCGTTGACGGGTGAAAATCTCGATACGCTGCTGGAAATGATTCTGCTGGTATCGGAAGTGGAAGACCTTTCTGCGAACCCCGATCGACCCGCAAGAGGAACCGTTATCGAGGCACATTTGGATAAAGCGAAGGGTCCGGTTGCGACCTTGCTGATTCAAAATGGAACGCTCCGGGTGGGAGATGTTCTAGTTGCCGGATCAGCGCTTGGTAAAGTGCGGGCAATGGTCAACGATCGAGGACAGCGTGTCCAGGTTGCAGGTCCATCGTTTGCGGTGGAGGTTCTCGGTTTGGCGGATGTTCCGGCAGCGGGAGACGAGTTCCAGGTCTACACCGAAGAGAAAGAAGCGCGTGCTGTGGCTTCAGATCGGGCAGATGAGCAGCGGACTTCTCGACTGTTGGCAGCAATGTCATCGCGTCGAGTGAGTTTGAATACGCTCTCTGCCAAGGCGCAAGAAGGCGAACTCAAGGAATTGAATTTGGTGCTGAAAGCGGATGTACAGGGTTCGATCGAGGCAATTTTAGGCGCATTAAGCCAGTTACCGCAGAACGAAGTCCAAGTACGTGTCTTGTTCTCGGCTCCGGGTGAAATTTCCGAAACAGATGTCGACCTTGCGGCGGCGAGTGATGCCGTAATTATCGGATTCAACACTACGTTGGCTCCGGGTGCGCGTCAAGCTGCCGATCGAGCAGGTGTAGATGTGCGCGATTACAACATCATCTACAATCTCTTGGATGATGTCCAAGGCGCGATGGAAGGTCTCTTGGAACCGGAACTGGTCGAGGAAGGACTCGGACAGGCAGAAGTTCGTGCGGTGTTCCCTGTGGGACGTGGAGCGGTCGCAGGCTGTTATGTGCAGTCCGGTAAGCTTGTACGGAACTGCAAAGTGCGGGTTCATCGCGGCGGTAAGCTGATGCACTCTGGCAACTTAGATTCGCTGAAGCGGATGAGAGAAGATGCGCGTGAAGTGAATTTCGGTTACGAGTGCGGTATCGGCTTGGATGACTTCAAGGATTGGGCTGAAGGCGATATCGTCGAGGCTTACAAGATGGTCACGAAGCGCAGAACGCTTGCCCGATAA
- the nusA gene encoding transcription termination factor NusA, with translation MSMVALPGLKDMIDGISRERNLPKHAVQAALKEALMKGYERFRRTQKIDGDGFDEEYFDNFEVELDAEEEGFRVLATKTIVEEVSNADHQISLTEVQEVAAEAQTGDTVVLDVTPEQGDFGRMAAIQTKQVLAQKLRDQQRKLIQEEFQDLEGTILQARVLRFERQSVIMAVVSGFGQPEVEAELLKRDQLPNDNYRANATFRVYLKKVSEGSHRGPQLLVSRADAGLVVYLFENEVPEIQDDVVRIVAVAREANPPSRHVGPRTKIAVDTLERDVDPVGACIGARGSRIQAVVNELRGEKIDVIRWSPDPSTYIANALSPARVDEVRLVDPEGRQAHVLVGEDQLSLAIGKEGQNVRLAARLTGWKIDIKDSRKYDADAENQKIAEVIEARRQSQPAIDEYEDEDYEDEEPITAPEPELEEQEV, from the coding sequence ATGTCAATGGTCGCCCTGCCCGGACTCAAAGACATGATCGACGGCATCAGCCGCGAACGCAATTTACCCAAGCACGCCGTCCAAGCCGCACTCAAAGAAGCCTTGATGAAAGGCTACGAGCGGTTCCGCCGGACGCAAAAAATTGACGGTGACGGCTTCGACGAAGAATATTTTGACAATTTTGAAGTTGAACTCGATGCCGAGGAAGAAGGCTTCCGAGTATTGGCAACTAAAACGATCGTCGAAGAAGTCAGCAACGCCGATCACCAGATTTCTCTAACCGAGGTTCAAGAAGTCGCCGCTGAAGCACAAACAGGCGATACGGTCGTTCTAGATGTGACTCCAGAGCAAGGCGATTTCGGTCGGATGGCAGCGATCCAAACCAAACAAGTCTTAGCGCAAAAACTCCGGGATCAACAGCGCAAACTGATTCAAGAAGAATTCCAAGACCTTGAGGGCACAATCCTACAGGCAAGAGTCCTAAGATTCGAGCGTCAATCCGTGATTATGGCGGTCGTGAGCGGATTTGGACAGCCTGAAGTCGAAGCCGAATTGCTCAAACGCGATCAACTCCCGAACGACAACTACCGTGCAAACGCCACCTTCCGCGTTTATCTCAAGAAAGTTAGCGAAGGATCGCATCGTGGACCCCAATTGCTCGTATCGAGAGCCGATGCAGGTCTAGTCGTTTATCTCTTTGAGAACGAAGTCCCTGAAATTCAAGACGATGTAGTGCGAATTGTCGCGGTTGCGCGTGAAGCGAATCCGCCTTCTCGCCACGTTGGACCTCGAACCAAAATTGCAGTAGACACGCTAGAGCGTGATGTTGATCCCGTTGGAGCGTGTATCGGTGCGCGAGGGTCTCGAATTCAAGCCGTCGTGAACGAACTGCGCGGAGAAAAAATCGATGTGATTCGCTGGTCGCCTGATCCGTCAACCTATATCGCGAATGCGCTCAGTCCTGCGCGGGTGGACGAAGTGCGCCTCGTTGATCCCGAAGGTCGTCAGGCTCACGTTCTCGTAGGTGAAGATCAACTCAGTTTAGCGATCGGTAAAGAAGGTCAAAACGTCCGCCTCGCGGCTCGTCTTACCGGATGGAAAATCGACATCAAAGACAGCCGTAAATACGATGCGGACGCGGAAAATCAGAAGATTGCAGAAGTGATCGAAGCCCGCCGCCAGTCTCAACCTGCGATCGATGAATACGAAGACGAAGATTACGAGGACGAAGAACCTATAACCGCTCCGGAGCCGGAACTCGAAGAACAGGAAGTGTAA
- the rplT gene encoding 50S ribosomal protein L20, producing the protein MARVKRGNVARKRRKKILKLAKGFRGSHSRLFRTANQQVMKALRNAYRDRRKKKRDFRRLWITRINAAARQQGISYSQLIGKLKKADILINRKMLAQLAVLDPAGFAKVVEKAVQA; encoded by the coding sequence ATGGCACGGGTGAAGCGCGGCAATGTGGCTCGGAAACGCCGCAAGAAGATTTTGAAACTCGCAAAGGGCTTTCGTGGCTCTCATTCCCGGTTGTTCCGGACAGCGAATCAGCAGGTGATGAAAGCGCTGCGGAATGCGTATCGCGATCGTCGTAAAAAGAAACGGGATTTCCGCCGTCTGTGGATTACCCGGATTAATGCGGCTGCCCGTCAACAAGGAATCAGCTACAGCCAACTGATCGGGAAGCTGAAGAAGGCGGATATTTTGATCAACCGGAAGATGCTGGCTCAATTGGCAGTGCTTGATCCGGCTGGATTTGCGAAAGTTGTTGAAAAAGCAGTTCAGGCTTAG
- a CDS encoding sulfurtransferase: protein MPEVTIDPAWLAEHLDAPEIAIADCCFALMQPELGRQQYEAGHIPGAYYFDLNQDLSSPVQKHGGRHPLPDPDRLSAKLSRMGITSSTLVIAYDDSQFGFAARFWWLLRYLGHDRVFVLNGGFTNWKNLGYPVTTIEPPAKSGNFTPQVRTDWIVDIEAVKAKKDLPNVALIDSREAERYRGEREPIDPIAGHIPGAVNYPWQAVTDDRGFLESQDWSDLESKEEILVYCGSGVTACVNLLSLADAGIDRAKLYPGSWSDWCSYQV, encoded by the coding sequence ATGCCTGAAGTGACGATCGATCCCGCTTGGTTAGCCGAACATTTAGACGCTCCAGAAATCGCGATCGCGGATTGTTGTTTCGCGCTGATGCAACCGGAACTGGGACGGCAACAATACGAAGCCGGACATATTCCAGGTGCCTACTATTTTGATTTGAATCAAGATCTTTCCAGCCCTGTTCAAAAACACGGCGGACGGCATCCGCTTCCTGATCCCGATCGACTTTCTGCCAAACTTTCCAGGATGGGGATCACGTCTTCAACTTTAGTAATCGCCTACGATGATTCGCAGTTTGGATTTGCGGCGCGATTTTGGTGGCTGTTACGGTATTTGGGACACGATCGCGTTTTTGTTCTCAATGGTGGCTTCACGAATTGGAAAAACTTAGGCTATCCGGTTACGACGATCGAGCCTCCAGCCAAATCTGGAAATTTCACGCCTCAAGTTCGTACAGATTGGATTGTCGATATTGAAGCTGTAAAAGCTAAAAAAGATTTGCCGAATGTTGCCTTAATTGATTCGCGTGAAGCCGAACGGTATCGCGGAGAGCGGGAGCCAATTGATCCGATCGCAGGTCACATTCCGGGAGCCGTGAATTATCCTTGGCAAGCTGTGACGGACGATCGCGGTTTTCTCGAATCCCAAGACTGGTCAGATCTTGAATCAAAAGAAGAAATTTTAGTTTATTGTGGCTCTGGGGTTACGGCTTGCGTGAATTTGTTGTCACTGGCAGATGCGGGAATCGATCGAGCCAAACTCTACCCTGGAAGCTGGAGTGATTGGTGTTCCTATCAGGTCTGA
- the rpmI gene encoding 50S ribosomal protein L35, giving the protein MPKLKTRKSAQKRFKATGGGKIQRRRTHGNHLLFHKSMSRRRRIAGGDLVNERDEANVRLMMPYL; this is encoded by the coding sequence ATGCCGAAGCTGAAAACCCGTAAATCTGCACAAAAGCGTTTTAAAGCAACTGGTGGTGGCAAGATCCAACGCCGTCGCACTCACGGAAATCACTTGCTGTTTCACAAGAGTATGAGCCGCCGCCGTCGAATTGCGGGCGGAGATCTCGTGAACGAACGGGACGAAGCGAATGTTCGGTTGATGATGCCTTATCTCTAA
- a CDS encoding iron uptake porin, whose product MTVNRFKFNGQFGLISLLAGSLSLIATSAIASEPAQTNPPVAGTTAQPSPTMSQIPSVAQFSSGTTNSMGQVTSVSQLSDVRPTDWAFQALQSLVERYGCIAGYPDRTYRGNRALTRFEFAAGLNACLDRVNELIAASTADLVKKEDLATLQKLQEQFAAELATIRGRVDALEARTTTLEKQQFSTTTKLQGEAIFSVAGAYGGSPAGSDANTVFNNRVRLNFNTSFSGRDLLITGIQSQNFGASGLVGSGSSLAQTLGLADPVFGSSSNLRLAYEPQFPTVDPSTLTAKGAGNSATIYKLLYIFPVADRFTTFAGTNAEVSDAFPSILPWASEGQGALSRFASLPAAQRVSGGTSQTGLAAAAGVIFNLSDAIDIRALYGSVNANLPGNRGLAGGTPLGAGIGGGSYVAAAQVTIKPSPAFNIGLNYANSYHQINILGAGLSSSDIGAIALTGVPFATALDEGIRLNTLGASASFRLSPNITLAGSYSYIFSNLVDVDARTNFDSWLVGLYVTDLFKKGNAAGVIFGQPLKRVSTGGIAFNPEDRTPYQIEGFFNFRVNDNLSITPGVFAIFNPEGLSANDTAIVPVIRSTFTF is encoded by the coding sequence ATGACTGTGAATCGATTTAAATTCAATGGACAGTTCGGATTGATTAGCCTGCTTGCAGGTTCTTTGAGCTTGATTGCAACAAGTGCGATCGCTTCAGAACCCGCCCAAACGAACCCCCCAGTAGCTGGCACAACGGCTCAACCCAGTCCCACAATGAGCCAAATTCCGTCTGTGGCTCAATTCAGCAGCGGTACGACGAATTCAATGGGACAAGTCACTTCAGTGTCCCAGCTTTCTGATGTTCGTCCCACCGATTGGGCTTTCCAGGCGCTTCAATCTCTCGTTGAACGCTACGGCTGTATCGCGGGTTATCCCGATCGCACTTACCGGGGAAATCGTGCGCTCACTCGCTTTGAATTTGCAGCAGGTCTGAATGCGTGTCTCGATCGCGTCAACGAACTGATCGCCGCATCGACTGCTGACCTGGTGAAGAAAGAAGACCTGGCGACGCTGCAAAAACTGCAAGAACAGTTCGCAGCAGAATTGGCAACAATTCGCGGACGTGTGGATGCACTCGAAGCGAGAACTACCACCTTAGAAAAACAACAATTTTCAACCACGACGAAACTTCAAGGAGAAGCGATCTTCAGTGTTGCAGGTGCATACGGTGGCTCTCCTGCTGGATCAGATGCAAATACTGTTTTTAACAACCGCGTTCGATTAAACTTCAATACCAGTTTCAGCGGCAGAGATTTGCTGATCACCGGAATTCAATCTCAAAATTTTGGAGCAAGCGGTTTAGTTGGAAGTGGTTCCAGCCTTGCTCAAACTTTAGGACTGGCTGATCCCGTATTCGGTTCTTCCAGCAATCTTCGACTCGCTTACGAGCCGCAGTTTCCAACCGTTGATCCTTCGACCCTGACTGCGAAAGGTGCAGGAAACAGCGCGACAATCTACAAATTGTTGTACATTTTCCCCGTTGCCGATCGCTTCACTACTTTCGCGGGAACCAACGCAGAAGTCTCTGATGCGTTTCCCTCGATTTTGCCTTGGGCAAGTGAAGGGCAAGGAGCGCTGTCTCGATTTGCCTCGCTACCTGCGGCTCAACGGGTTTCGGGTGGAACCTCGCAGACTGGACTCGCAGCCGCAGCGGGTGTGATCTTCAATCTTTCAGATGCGATCGACATTCGCGCCCTCTACGGTTCCGTCAACGCAAACCTTCCTGGAAACCGAGGTCTTGCAGGTGGAACGCCTCTCGGTGCCGGGATCGGTGGCGGTAGCTATGTCGCAGCGGCACAAGTCACGATCAAGCCTTCTCCCGCGTTTAATATCGGTCTGAACTACGCCAACAGCTATCACCAAATCAATATTTTAGGAGCGGGCTTGAGCAGTTCAGATATTGGCGCGATCGCCTTGACGGGTGTTCCGTTCGCGACCGCTCTAGATGAAGGAATTCGGCTGAACACGCTCGGTGCATCGGCTTCCTTCCGACTGTCACCGAACATCACGCTGGCTGGCTCTTATTCGTACATCTTCTCGAATTTAGTTGATGTCGATGCCCGCACCAACTTCGATTCCTGGTTAGTTGGGCTTTATGTCACCGATTTATTCAAGAAAGGCAACGCAGCAGGGGTCATCTTCGGTCAGCCGCTCAAACGGGTGAGCACAGGCGGAATCGCCTTCAACCCTGAAGACAGAACGCCGTACCAAATTGAAGGGTTCTTCAACTTCCGCGTGAACGACAATCTGAGCATCACACCCGGTGTGTTCGCAATCTTCAATCCAGAAGGACTGAGCGCGAATGATACCGCGATCGTGCCCGTGATTCGTTCGACCTTCACCTTCTAG
- a CDS encoding YlxR family protein, translating to MPSNLRRCLTCRKIAPKTEFLRVVRLYPSHEISIDHGMGRSAYLCPNSNCIQAAQKKDRLSRVLKAPVPPQIYQTLKQKQAETSSLT from the coding sequence ATGCCCTCAAACCTTCGTCGCTGTCTCACCTGTCGCAAAATCGCACCCAAGACCGAATTTCTCCGAGTCGTGCGCCTTTACCCCTCTCATGAAATCTCGATCGATCACGGCATGGGTCGTTCTGCTTACCTCTGCCCAAATTCTAATTGCATCCAAGCCGCTCAGAAAAAAGACCGCCTCAGTCGTGTTCTCAAAGCGCCCGTTCCGCCACAGATTTATCAAACTTTGAAACAAAAACAGGCAGAAACTTCTTCACTCACCTAA
- the rimP gene encoding ribosome maturation factor RimP — protein MAHPLIPQILEVAAPVAESIDLEVVHAVLQTNQSPPVLRIDVRNKQEDTGLDDCERMSRALEPLLDELLPDQYVLEVSSPGISKHLTSDREFISFRGFPAMVTTSEPFQGHIYWEGKLIRRDEENVYISKKGRTIAIPRSLITSVQLTESED, from the coding sequence ATGGCGCATCCTTTGATTCCTCAAATTTTAGAAGTGGCGGCTCCGGTGGCGGAGTCGATCGATCTAGAAGTCGTTCATGCCGTGTTGCAAACGAACCAGAGTCCGCCCGTGCTGCGGATCGATGTGCGAAATAAGCAAGAGGATACCGGACTCGATGATTGTGAACGAATGAGCCGCGCCCTAGAGCCACTCTTAGATGAACTGCTCCCGGATCAGTACGTCCTAGAAGTTTCTAGTCCTGGTATTTCCAAACACTTGACTAGCGATCGAGAATTCATCTCGTTCCGGGGATTTCCGGCAATGGTCACGACTTCTGAGCCGTTCCAAGGTCACATTTACTGGGAAGGAAAGCTGATTCGACGAGACGAAGAAAACGTCTACATCAGCAAAAAAGGACGCACGATCGCAATTCCACGATCGCTGATCACCAGCGTTCAACTGACCGAAAGCGAAGACTGA